Proteins encoded by one window of Salirhabdus salicampi:
- the era gene encoding GTPase Era: MDKQTYHSGFIAIVGRPNVGKSTFMNQVIGQKIAIMSDKPQTTRNKIQGVYTTEDAQYVFIDTPGIHKPKHRLGDFMVKSAVNSLNEVDIILFMINAKEGYGRGDQFIIDQLQSINKPVLLIINKIDEVHPDELLPIIDQYKEKMNFAEIVPISALQGNNVEHLLQVMKSYLPEGPQYYPEDQITDHPERFIMGELIREKVLQLTREEIPHSIAVVIENISRRDDKDLIDVQATIITERPTQKSIIIGKQGKMLKEVGKRAREDIEGLLGSKIYLELWVKVQKDWRNRMTQLREYGFREDDY; this comes from the coding sequence ATGGATAAGCAAACATATCATTCCGGATTTATTGCCATTGTAGGCCGTCCTAATGTAGGAAAATCAACCTTTATGAATCAAGTTATAGGCCAAAAGATTGCGATTATGAGCGATAAACCACAAACGACGAGAAATAAAATACAAGGTGTTTATACAACAGAAGATGCACAATATGTGTTTATTGATACACCGGGAATCCATAAGCCGAAACACCGACTAGGGGATTTCATGGTGAAATCAGCTGTTAATTCGTTGAATGAAGTAGATATCATCCTTTTTATGATTAATGCGAAAGAGGGATACGGTCGTGGTGATCAATTTATAATTGATCAACTACAGTCCATTAATAAACCGGTGCTACTCATTATTAATAAAATTGACGAGGTACATCCGGACGAGCTGTTACCAATTATTGATCAATATAAAGAAAAAATGAATTTCGCTGAAATTGTACCTATCTCTGCTTTGCAAGGGAATAATGTGGAACATTTATTACAAGTGATGAAGTCGTATTTACCAGAAGGTCCTCAATATTACCCGGAAGATCAAATAACGGACCATCCAGAACGCTTTATTATGGGTGAACTAATCCGAGAAAAGGTATTGCAATTAACACGTGAAGAAATTCCCCATTCCATAGCAGTTGTCATCGAAAATATATCAAGACGAGATGACAAAGATTTGATTGACGTTCAAGCGACAATCATTACAGAACGTCCGACACAAAAGAGTATTATTATCGGTAAACAAGGGAAAATGCTCAAAGAAGTAGGAAAGCGAGCAAGAGAAGATATCGAGGGTTTATTAGGTTCCAAGATTTATCTAGAACTATGGGTGAAGGTTCAAAAAGACTGGCGTAATCGAATGACTCAACTACGGGAATATGGATTTCGAGAGGACGACTACTAA
- the recO gene encoding DNA repair protein RecO, which translates to MIEKVSGIVIKTKDYGETHKIVTLFTKEKGKIGLVARGAKKPRSSMAAVTQPFVYGLFMIQSGRNLGSLLQGEVIDSMREIKEDLMKTAYVSYLAELTDKVLDSSEPDPYLWDQFLQSLERISEDETAEFISMIYEMKLYEKGGFAPTLRGCVSCGKTEHIAHFSIQEGGFLCATCRHQDSEAMFLNEKLVKILQLIRYINVSRVGKISIKKESRKLLRDLLDSYYDRYGGYYLKSRNFLKQMDKFEL; encoded by the coding sequence GTGATTGAAAAAGTAAGTGGTATTGTCATTAAGACAAAGGACTATGGGGAAACACATAAAATTGTAACACTTTTCACAAAGGAAAAAGGAAAAATTGGCTTAGTAGCACGTGGAGCAAAAAAGCCAAGAAGTAGTATGGCTGCGGTAACGCAGCCCTTTGTTTATGGGTTATTTATGATACAATCTGGACGAAACTTAGGATCACTTCTCCAAGGAGAAGTCATCGACTCTATGCGCGAAATTAAAGAGGATTTAATGAAAACAGCCTATGTTTCCTATTTAGCGGAATTAACAGATAAAGTGCTGGATTCCAGTGAGCCGGACCCTTATTTGTGGGATCAATTTCTTCAATCATTAGAAAGAATTTCTGAAGATGAGACAGCAGAATTCATTAGCATGATTTACGAAATGAAATTATACGAAAAAGGTGGTTTTGCTCCAACCTTAAGAGGTTGTGTATCATGCGGGAAGACGGAACATATTGCACACTTCTCCATTCAAGAAGGTGGATTTTTATGTGCAACATGTCGTCATCAAGATTCGGAAGCAATGTTTTTAAATGAAAAACTTGTAAAAATACTACAACTTATTCGATACATAAATGTAAGTCGAGTCGGAAAAATTTCGATTAAAAAAGAAAGTCGAAAATTATTACGGGATTTATTGGATTCATATTATGACCGTTATGGTGGATACTACTTGAAATCACGAAATTTCCTAAAACAAATGGATAAATTTGAACTATAA
- a CDS encoding YqzL family protein: MIELPWKVFSQTGNIETYLLMKELEDTYDQTVNGNEEEEIVELDTNI; the protein is encoded by the coding sequence ATGATTGAGCTTCCTTGGAAAGTATTCAGTCAAACTGGAAATATTGAAACCTATTTACTTATGAAGGAGTTAGAGGACACATATGATCAAACCGTTAATGGAAATGAAGAAGAAGAAATCGTTGAATTAGATACAAATATATAA
- the ybeY gene encoding rRNA maturation RNase YbeY, whose amino-acid sequence MIIDFQDETNEVTKDHKELIEKLLVFAGSKEGVKEDGEVSITFVSDQQIQEINREYRHKDQPTDVISFAMQEEGDGEMPIYDDKQPILLGDIIISIERAKEQASDYGHTLERELGFLALHGFLHLLGYDHMSEEEEQEMFQKQEAILQEFGLKRDGKE is encoded by the coding sequence ATGATTATCGACTTTCAAGATGAAACAAATGAAGTAACAAAGGATCATAAAGAACTTATTGAAAAATTACTTGTTTTTGCAGGAAGTAAAGAAGGTGTAAAGGAAGACGGTGAAGTGTCGATTACGTTTGTCAGTGATCAACAAATCCAAGAAATAAACAGGGAATATCGGCATAAAGACCAGCCTACAGACGTCATCTCCTTTGCAATGCAAGAGGAAGGTGATGGTGAAATGCCTATATATGATGATAAGCAACCAATTCTTTTAGGTGATATTATTATCTCGATAGAAAGAGCAAAGGAACAGGCTTCGGATTATGGACATACACTGGAACGTGAATTGGGATTTTTAGCCCTTCACGGGTTTCTTCACCTTTTAGGATATGACCATATGTCAGAGGAAGAAGAGCAGGAAATGTTTCAAAAACAAGAGGCTATCTTACAGGAGTTTGGGTTGAAACGAGATGGAAAAGAATAA
- a CDS encoding 4-hydroxy-3-methylbut-2-enyl diphosphate reductase, with translation MEVIKIAPRGYCYGVVDAMVIAKNAVRDPNLPRPIYILGMIVHNNHVTEAFKDEGVITLDGKSRADLLEGIHEGTVIFTAHGVSPEVKERAKAKGLTVLDATCPDVTKTHDLIREKVGQGYEVVYIGKKGHPEPEGAIGVAPGHVHLVQTEEDVENLTLDAKKIIVTNQTTMSQWDVYDVMQKVKEKFPQTELVQEICMATQVRQEAVAEQAKEADLTLVVGDPRSNNSNRLAQVSEEIAGTTAYRIADVSEIKLDWLEGVEKVAVTAGASTPTPITKEVIKFIEAFDFNDESTWGRETKVKRHKILPKVKEKKA, from the coding sequence ATGGAAGTCATTAAAATTGCGCCCCGTGGTTATTGCTATGGCGTTGTAGATGCAATGGTCATTGCGAAAAACGCAGTAAGGGATCCGAATTTGCCACGTCCTATTTATATTTTAGGTATGATTGTTCATAATAACCACGTTACAGAAGCGTTTAAAGATGAAGGTGTTATTACTCTGGATGGGAAAAGTCGTGCCGACTTATTAGAAGGTATTCATGAAGGAACGGTTATCTTTACAGCACACGGTGTATCACCTGAGGTTAAAGAAAGAGCGAAAGCAAAAGGACTAACCGTTTTAGATGCAACATGCCCAGATGTAACGAAAACACATGATTTAATTCGTGAAAAAGTTGGTCAAGGATATGAAGTTGTCTACATCGGGAAAAAAGGACACCCTGAACCAGAAGGTGCTATTGGTGTCGCACCAGGTCACGTCCATTTAGTTCAAACGGAAGAAGACGTTGAAAATTTAACTTTAGATGCGAAAAAAATTATTGTGACAAATCAAACGACGATGAGTCAATGGGATGTTTACGATGTCATGCAAAAAGTTAAGGAAAAATTTCCACAAACTGAATTGGTTCAAGAAATTTGTATGGCTACCCAAGTTCGACAAGAAGCTGTTGCAGAACAAGCAAAAGAGGCTGACTTAACATTAGTTGTAGGAGATCCTCGCTCAAACAACTCAAACCGTCTTGCCCAAGTATCTGAGGAGATTGCTGGTACAACAGCCTACCGAATTGCTGATGTATCCGAAATTAAATTAGATTGGTTAGAAGGAGTAGAGAAAGTCGCCGTTACTGCTGGTGCTTCCACACCAACTCCCATTACAAAAGAAGTTATTAAGTTCATTGAAGCTTTTGACTTTAACGATGAATCAACATGGGGAAGAGAAACGAAAGTCAAACGTCATAAAATTCTACCAAAAGTAAAAGAAAAGAAGGCGTAG
- the rpoD gene encoding RNA polymerase sigma factor RpoD — MAEKPSRSKEAADQELTLDQAKEQLVEVGKKRGMLAYEEVADRLSHFELESDTMDEFYEYLGEQGIEVIGDNEEDPNMQQIAKEEEFDLNDLSVPPGVKINDPVRMYLKEIGRVDLLSAEEEINLAQRIEQGDEEAKRRLAEANLRLVVSIAKRYVGRGMLFLDLIQEGNMGLIKAVEKFDYRKGYKFSTYATWWIRQAITRAIADQARTIRIPVHMVETINKLIRVQRQLLQDLGREPTPEEIGKEMDLTPDKVREILKIAQEPVSLETPIGEEDDSHLGDFIEDQEATSPSDHAAYELLKEQLEDVLDTLTDREENVLRLRFGLDDGRTRTLEEVGKVFGVTRERIRQIEAKALRKLRHPSRSKRLKDFLE, encoded by the coding sequence ATGGCAGAGAAGCCATCACGTTCAAAAGAAGCAGCAGATCAAGAGTTAACACTTGATCAGGCAAAAGAACAATTAGTAGAAGTAGGGAAAAAACGTGGAATGTTAGCTTATGAAGAAGTTGCCGATCGTTTATCCCATTTTGAGTTAGAATCGGATACAATGGATGAGTTTTATGAATATCTCGGTGAACAGGGTATTGAAGTTATAGGTGATAATGAGGAAGATCCAAACATGCAGCAAATTGCAAAGGAAGAGGAGTTTGACTTAAATGATTTAAGTGTACCTCCTGGCGTTAAAATTAACGATCCTGTTCGCATGTACTTAAAGGAAATTGGCCGTGTTGATTTATTATCAGCTGAAGAGGAAATTAATTTAGCACAACGAATTGAACAAGGTGATGAAGAAGCAAAACGTCGTTTAGCTGAAGCAAACCTGCGTTTAGTTGTAAGTATCGCAAAAAGGTACGTAGGACGCGGAATGTTATTCCTTGATTTAATTCAAGAAGGAAATATGGGACTAATTAAAGCTGTTGAAAAGTTTGATTATCGTAAAGGATACAAATTTAGTACGTATGCGACTTGGTGGATCCGTCAAGCAATTACACGTGCCATCGCTGACCAGGCTCGTACAATCCGTATCCCGGTTCATATGGTAGAAACCATTAATAAATTAATTAGAGTTCAGCGTCAACTTCTTCAAGATTTAGGGCGTGAACCGACTCCTGAAGAGATTGGCAAAGAAATGGACTTAACTCCAGATAAAGTTAGAGAGATTTTAAAAATTGCTCAAGAACCTGTATCCCTAGAGACACCAATTGGAGAAGAAGACGATTCCCATTTAGGTGATTTTATTGAGGACCAGGAAGCAACGTCTCCATCTGATCATGCAGCATATGAATTACTAAAGGAACAATTAGAAGATGTTCTAGACACTTTAACTGACCGTGAAGAAAATGTCTTGCGTTTGCGTTTCGGATTAGACGATGGACGTACTCGTACATTAGAAGAAGTTGGTAAAGTGTTTGGCGTAACTCGCGAACGTATTCGTCAGATTGAAGCGAAAGCCTTACGTAAACTCCGTCATCCAAGTCGAAGTAAACGTTTGAAAGACTTTTTAGAGTAA
- the cccA gene encoding cytochrome c550, which translates to MKKNPIMPFALIASLGIVAMIILASIGMNQVNEAKEDEGENGGNLAAPVTTDPEEIYANNCAMCHGADLSGGAGPALNDVGSRLSEDEIRDIIINGIPDTSMPGGLVGSDETEIISEWLAEKQ; encoded by the coding sequence ATGAAGAAAAATCCGATTATGCCCTTTGCGCTAATTGCTTCATTAGGTATCGTTGCAATGATTATATTAGCATCAATTGGAATGAATCAAGTGAATGAAGCGAAAGAAGATGAAGGAGAGAACGGCGGGAATCTTGCTGCCCCTGTAACAACGGATCCTGAGGAGATTTACGCAAATAACTGTGCGATGTGCCATGGAGCAGATTTATCAGGAGGAGCAGGTCCAGCATTAAATGACGTTGGTAGTCGTCTAAGTGAAGACGAAATTCGTGATATTATCATTAACGGTATCCCGGATACTTCAATGCCAGGTGGCCTGGTAGGTTCTGATGAAACCGAAATTATTTCAGAGTGGTTGGCTGAAAAACAATAA
- a CDS encoding diacylglycerol kinase family protein, whose translation MEKNKGIGFTFALKGLLFVFREERNFKIHVTIALVAIVMSILLPLTLIEWLFICSVIFLVLVAEVLNSALEALVDYIFPEYHPVAGKVKDMSAGAVLLSSIFAFIVGVMIFFPKLLAIFS comes from the coding sequence ATGGAAAAGAATAAAGGAATCGGATTTACATTTGCCCTAAAGGGCTTGTTGTTCGTCTTCCGAGAGGAGCGCAATTTTAAGATTCACGTTACAATAGCACTAGTTGCAATCGTAATGAGTATCTTATTGCCATTAACATTAATCGAATGGTTATTTATCTGTTCAGTAATATTCCTCGTACTCGTTGCAGAAGTACTAAACAGTGCTTTAGAAGCTCTAGTAGATTATATATTTCCTGAATACCATCCTGTAGCTGGAAAAGTAAAGGACATGTCGGCAGGTGCTGTATTACTGAGTTCCATTTTCGCTTTTATTGTAGGGGTTATGATCTTTTTCCCTAAGCTGCTGGCGATATTTTCGTAA
- a CDS encoding helix-turn-helix transcriptional regulator — translation MDLTSRQEKIIEIVKENGPITGESIAEKLDLTRATLRPDLAILTMAGFLDARPRVGYFFTGKTGTELLTEALKKMNVKEYQSIPIVVDENVSVYDAICTMFLEDVGTLFVVNQNSILVGVLSRKDLLRASMGKQDLTDIPVHIIMTRMPNITICMKDELLIEAAQKLIDKQIDALPVVIETEIGFEVVGRLTKTNITKAFVELTRDQI, via the coding sequence ATGGATTTAACGTCAAGGCAAGAAAAGATTATTGAAATTGTGAAGGAAAACGGTCCAATTACAGGGGAAAGTATTGCTGAAAAATTAGATTTAACAAGAGCCACTCTGCGTCCAGACCTAGCTATTTTGACAATGGCTGGTTTTTTAGATGCCCGGCCAAGAGTTGGGTACTTTTTTACAGGAAAAACGGGTACGGAATTATTAACGGAAGCTTTGAAAAAGATGAATGTAAAAGAGTATCAGTCGATTCCCATCGTTGTAGACGAAAATGTCTCCGTCTATGATGCAATTTGTACAATGTTTTTAGAAGATGTAGGAACACTATTTGTCGTAAATCAAAATTCCATATTAGTCGGTGTATTATCTAGAAAGGATTTATTACGGGCAAGTATGGGGAAACAGGATCTGACGGACATACCAGTACATATTATTATGACGAGAATGCCAAATATTACTATATGTATGAAAGATGAGTTATTAATTGAGGCAGCACAAAAACTAATTGATAAGCAAATTGATGCCCTCCCCGTTGTAATTGAGACTGAAATAGGGTTTGAAGTAGTAGGGCGATTAACGAAAACAAATATAACGAAAGCGTTTGTAGAGCTTACAAGGGATCAAATCTGA
- a CDS encoding tRNA (adenine(22)-N(1))-methyltransferase — MDTIHLSSRLRYVANYIPSGATFADIGSDHAYLPCYVCLRDEKAKAIAGELNEGPYQSALQQVKKQQLTDRIDVRKGDGLSVIQPNEVDTVVIAGMGGTLIKNILHDGRHRIHNVKRIIAQPNVDARSVRKWLYSHHYRLVDEKIIEEDGYYYEILVAEQQAGESKSLTEKEYYLGPFLIENKDPAFVAKWKEVIPKKERVIQNMRKAKQPDTEKIQAFVQELTWIKEEIGNDS, encoded by the coding sequence GTGGACACAATTCATTTATCAAGCCGTTTACGTTATGTAGCAAACTATATACCATCTGGTGCAACATTTGCTGATATAGGCTCTGATCACGCATATCTACCATGTTATGTTTGCTTGCGTGACGAGAAGGCAAAGGCAATAGCAGGTGAGCTAAATGAGGGCCCATATCAATCTGCTTTACAACAAGTGAAGAAGCAACAGTTAACAGACCGTATAGATGTTCGAAAAGGTGATGGTCTTTCGGTCATCCAACCGAATGAAGTAGATACTGTTGTCATTGCAGGTATGGGTGGAACGCTTATTAAGAATATATTACACGATGGGAGACATCGTATTCATAATGTGAAAAGAATTATTGCCCAACCAAATGTTGATGCCCGTTCAGTACGAAAATGGTTGTACAGTCATCATTATCGTTTAGTTGATGAGAAAATCATTGAAGAAGATGGCTACTATTATGAAATTTTGGTAGCAGAACAGCAAGCGGGAGAGTCTAAGTCGCTGACAGAGAAAGAATATTATTTAGGTCCCTTTTTAATTGAAAACAAAGATCCAGCATTTGTGGCAAAATGGAAAGAGGTTATACCAAAGAAGGAACGGGTCATCCAAAACATGAGAAAGGCTAAACAACCTGACACCGAAAAAATTCAGGCATTTGTACAAGAATTAACATGGATAAAGGAGGAGATTGGAAATGACTCCTAA
- a CDS encoding pyruvate, water dikinase regulatory protein, which yields MREALVYVVSDSVGETAELVAKASLSQFNSAIYKIQRIPYVDDEGTILETIDQAKANGAIIVFTLVKPNLREFLSHEAKKNNVVAIDIMGPMIEGMEEHFRKKPKLQPGLVHKLDEDYFKRIEAVEFAVKYDDGRDPRGILRADIVLIGVSRTSKTPLSQFLAHKKFKVANVPIVPEVKPPEELFQVDPNKCIALRISSDKLNHIRRERLKALGLDAHANYANITRINDELSFFDKVVEKIGCSVIDVSNKAVEETANVIQDMIRKREMKK from the coding sequence ATGAGAGAAGCACTGGTTTATGTAGTATCTGACTCAGTTGGTGAAACAGCAGAACTTGTTGCGAAAGCCTCATTAAGTCAATTTAATAGTGCAATTTATAAGATCCAACGAATACCATATGTTGACGACGAAGGAACGATTTTAGAAACGATCGACCAAGCTAAAGCGAACGGTGCGATCATTGTGTTTACGTTAGTTAAACCAAACTTGCGTGAATTTTTAAGTCATGAAGCAAAGAAAAATAATGTCGTCGCAATCGATATTATGGGACCAATGATTGAAGGTATGGAGGAACATTTTCGAAAAAAACCAAAATTACAACCTGGTCTTGTACATAAACTAGATGAAGATTACTTTAAGCGAATTGAAGCTGTAGAATTTGCGGTGAAATACGATGATGGAAGAGACCCACGAGGAATACTCCGGGCGGACATCGTTTTAATCGGGGTTTCTCGTACGTCAAAAACGCCGCTATCTCAGTTTTTAGCCCATAAGAAGTTTAAAGTGGCAAATGTTCCAATCGTACCGGAAGTGAAGCCACCGGAGGAATTGTTTCAAGTTGATCCTAACAAATGTATTGCTTTGAGGATCAGTTCAGATAAACTGAATCATATAAGGAGAGAACGGTTAAAAGCTTTAGGATTAGATGCACACGCAAACTATGCTAACATTACTCGTATTAATGATGAACTGTCATTCTTTGATAAAGTCGTTGAGAAGATTGGATGTAGTGTTATTGATGTCTCCAATAAGGCTGTTGAGGAGACGGCTAATGTCATTCAAGATATGATTAGGAAACGGGAAATGAAAAAATAA
- a CDS encoding Nif3-like dinuclear metal center hexameric protein, producing the protein MTPKKTVTGTDVIKLFEEWSPKSVAMEGDPVGLHVGTLNKPIQKVMVTLDVLENVVDEAVKEKVDLIIAHHPLIFKPLHSVSLDNEKGRIINKLLKHDIAVYAAHTNLDIINGGVNDLLMDELGIMERDILIETESETLYKLVVFVPTTHQEQLREALGNSGAGHIGLYSHCTFQTSGQGTFKPLEGTNPFIGEAGKVEKVDEVRIETIVPKSKLAKVLVAMESAHPYEEVAYDVIPLLNEGTKRGLGRIGKLIEPMTLEQFAQHVKKSLNVPALRMVGDSTKPVKTVAVLGGDGNKFIHKAKRKGADVLITGDLYYHTAHDAMAIGLNVLDPGHHIEKVMKKGVRQFLETTCKEHGLQVEIIESKAVTEPFQFL; encoded by the coding sequence ATGACTCCTAAAAAGACTGTAACAGGAACTGATGTCATTAAGTTGTTTGAAGAATGGTCGCCAAAGTCTGTAGCGATGGAAGGGGACCCTGTAGGCTTACACGTAGGTACTTTAAATAAACCAATTCAAAAAGTGATGGTTACTCTAGATGTTCTCGAAAATGTTGTTGACGAGGCTGTAAAAGAAAAGGTTGATTTAATCATCGCACACCATCCTCTAATTTTTAAGCCGTTACATAGTGTTAGCTTAGATAATGAAAAAGGACGAATCATTAATAAATTACTAAAGCATGATATTGCGGTGTATGCTGCCCATACAAACTTAGATATTATTAACGGTGGTGTAAACGACCTGCTTATGGATGAACTCGGGATAATGGAACGTGATATCCTAATAGAGACGGAATCAGAAACGTTATATAAACTTGTTGTATTTGTACCAACCACTCATCAAGAACAGCTAAGAGAAGCGCTAGGTAATAGTGGTGCTGGTCATATCGGTTTGTATAGTCATTGCACGTTTCAGACGAGTGGTCAAGGGACATTTAAACCATTAGAAGGTACTAATCCTTTTATAGGTGAAGCCGGCAAGGTAGAAAAAGTTGATGAGGTTCGAATAGAGACAATAGTCCCTAAGTCTAAGTTAGCAAAAGTTTTAGTAGCAATGGAAAGCGCCCATCCATATGAAGAAGTAGCATATGATGTCATTCCATTATTAAATGAAGGAACAAAACGTGGACTAGGAAGAATTGGAAAGTTAATAGAACCAATGACTTTAGAACAGTTCGCACAACACGTCAAAAAATCGTTGAATGTTCCTGCGTTACGTATGGTTGGAGATTCGACTAAACCAGTGAAAACAGTGGCCGTTCTTGGTGGGGATGGAAATAAGTTCATTCATAAGGCGAAACGTAAAGGGGCTGATGTACTGATTACAGGTGATCTTTATTATCATACAGCCCATGATGCAATGGCAATTGGCCTTAACGTTCTTGATCCTGGTCATCATATTGAAAAAGTGATGAAAAAAGGGGTAAGGCAATTTTTAGAAACGACATGTAAGGAACACGGTTTACAAGTAGAAATTATTGAATCCAAAGCGGTTACAGAACCATTTCAGTTTTTGTAA
- the dnaG gene encoding DNA primase, protein MPEQIPESFIHEIQNENDIVEVVGEYVKVKRQGRNYFGLCPFHSENSPSFSVSPEKQIFHCFGCGKGGNVITFVMEVEGVTFFDAISQLAERSNKSLPQNLRQKTEKTSLSQDAQTILEAHQWVNKLYHHILKHTKEGKNGIDYIRERGFSDDTINTFQLGFAPDGNVTASFLEKKGFHLQTMVKAGLLTQHDTKGYQDRFRGRVIFPIRNHQGKTVAFGGRIIRDSDEPKYLNSPETEIFQKSKLLFNFDIARQEIRKTGEVILFEGYMDVLAAYQAGVKNGVASLGTSLTEAQARLVRRYVDTCIICYDADNAGMEATNKAAQLLHKVGCYVKIARLPRNMDPDDYIQEYGSDKFKQHVIGGSMTYFAFRLEYMKQQYNLQVESDRIQYIEKALDEIAKIDKPVEREYYLKDFGETFQLSMEALSKEIAYRRKKFGKTKDNQSYRRHNNYRNAQPSTEKLYPAFQNAERKLIALMLRDRVIANKVQDELGGAFLINEHQILVTYLYAFYEEGHEPNVSRFMEYLPDNEIKNLTARIAMTVVSEQVSDQELHDYFATIQKEKEKKDTIHLLEQEQKEAERTNDPVRAAQIAMKIMNIKKEWKQTKHM, encoded by the coding sequence ATGCCTGAACAAATACCTGAAAGTTTCATACATGAAATACAAAACGAAAACGATATTGTTGAGGTTGTTGGGGAATATGTAAAGGTAAAACGACAAGGAAGGAACTATTTTGGCTTATGTCCTTTTCATAGCGAAAATTCCCCGTCATTTTCAGTCTCACCTGAAAAACAAATTTTTCACTGTTTTGGCTGTGGAAAAGGCGGCAATGTCATTACATTTGTGATGGAAGTAGAAGGGGTTACATTTTTTGATGCCATCAGTCAATTAGCTGAACGCTCCAACAAGTCTTTACCACAAAACTTGAGACAAAAGACAGAAAAAACATCTTTAAGTCAAGATGCCCAAACCATTTTAGAAGCACACCAATGGGTAAACAAATTATATCATCATATTTTAAAACATACAAAAGAAGGAAAAAACGGTATTGACTATATTCGAGAGAGAGGTTTCTCGGACGATACGATTAATACGTTCCAACTTGGGTTCGCTCCCGATGGTAATGTGACAGCTTCTTTTTTAGAAAAAAAAGGTTTTCATTTGCAAACAATGGTTAAAGCGGGTTTGTTAACACAACATGATACAAAAGGATATCAAGACCGTTTTCGAGGCAGGGTGATCTTTCCGATACGGAATCACCAAGGAAAGACTGTAGCCTTCGGTGGGAGGATTATTCGAGATTCGGATGAACCGAAATATTTAAATAGCCCTGAAACCGAAATCTTTCAAAAGAGCAAACTATTGTTTAACTTTGATATAGCCCGACAAGAAATACGAAAAACCGGTGAGGTCATCTTATTTGAGGGCTACATGGATGTTTTAGCTGCGTATCAAGCAGGGGTGAAAAACGGTGTTGCATCGCTAGGTACTTCCTTAACTGAAGCACAAGCTCGGTTAGTTCGAAGATATGTTGATACATGTATTATTTGTTATGATGCCGACAATGCTGGGATGGAAGCTACGAACAAGGCAGCACAACTTTTGCATAAGGTTGGTTGCTACGTAAAGATTGCTCGCTTACCAAGAAATATGGATCCAGATGATTACATACAAGAATATGGTAGCGATAAGTTTAAACAGCATGTGATTGGCGGTAGCATGACCTATTTTGCCTTTCGACTAGAGTATATGAAACAGCAATACAATCTTCAGGTGGAAAGTGATCGCATTCAATACATTGAAAAGGCTTTGGATGAGATTGCAAAAATTGATAAGCCTGTGGAAAGAGAATATTACTTAAAAGACTTTGGTGAAACTTTTCAACTATCAATGGAAGCATTGAGTAAAGAAATCGCATATAGAAGAAAGAAGTTCGGCAAGACTAAGGATAATCAATCTTATAGAAGACATAATAACTATAGGAATGCACAGCCTTCAACGGAAAAACTTTATCCTGCTTTTCAAAATGCAGAGAGAAAATTAATTGCTTTAATGTTACGGGATAGAGTGATTGCAAATAAGGTACAAGACGAACTTGGGGGAGCATTTTTAATAAATGAACACCAAATACTCGTCACATACTTATATGCGTTTTACGAAGAAGGTCACGAACCCAATGTAAGTCGTTTCATGGAATATCTTCCAGACAATGAAATAAAAAACTTAACAGCTCGTATTGCTATGACAGTTGTCTCGGAGCAGGTATCAGATCAAGAATTGCATGATTATTTCGCCACCATACAAAAAGAAAAAGAGAAAAAGGACACCATCCATTTGTTGGAACAAGAACAAAAGGAAGCAGAACGTACTAATGACCCAGTAAGGGCTGCACAAATTGCGATGAAGATTATGAACATTAAAAAGGAATGGAAACAGACGAAGCATATGTAA